The following are encoded together in the Sphingomonas insulae genome:
- a CDS encoding alpha/beta fold hydrolase, protein MRRTPLMLLPAMGCDGQLWARQIMDLGDVAEPEFGDLSQDGTIAAMAARVLASAPPRFAVAGVSLGGYVALEVLRQAPARVTRIALFGTRASMEARTRSVADQGSIATAPHADPQLSAIVSGPAAAMAERVGPAVFARQQRALLARPDIAEAIAAIRVPTLVAVGDRDRICTPDDALSLTRLIPQAHFHMLRSCGHLSPMERPGEVTQLLRDWLR, encoded by the coding sequence ATGCGCCGTACCCCCCTGATGCTGTTGCCGGCGATGGGTTGCGACGGGCAGCTTTGGGCGCGGCAGATCATGGATCTGGGCGACGTCGCCGAGCCTGAGTTCGGCGACCTGTCGCAGGACGGGACGATCGCGGCGATGGCGGCGCGGGTGCTGGCGAGCGCGCCGCCCCGCTTCGCCGTCGCCGGGGTCAGCCTGGGCGGGTACGTGGCGCTCGAGGTGCTGCGGCAGGCGCCGGCGCGCGTCACCCGCATCGCGCTGTTCGGCACGCGCGCGTCGATGGAGGCGCGGACCCGCTCGGTCGCCGACCAGGGGTCGATCGCCACCGCGCCGCATGCCGATCCGCAGCTGTCGGCGATCGTCAGCGGCCCTGCGGCCGCGATGGCGGAGCGCGTCGGCCCCGCCGTCTTCGCCCGCCAGCAGCGTGCGTTGCTGGCCCGGCCCGACATCGCCGAAGCGATTGCGGCGATCCGCGTGCCGACGCTGGTCGCGGTGGGTGACCGCGACCGCATCTGCACGCCCGACGATGCGCTCTCGCTCACCCGGCTGATCCCGCAGGCGCATTTCCACATGCTGCGGTCGTGCGGGCACCTGTCGCCGATGGAGCGGCCGGGCGAGGTCACGCAATTGTTGCGCGACTGGTTGCGCTGA
- a CDS encoding sensor histidine kinase, protein MPPVRRAMGEGRAIALRTRLLVAMLGPLLGVAVLLGIAGAALIADVVRRTNDRVLGGALGAIAETVQVERGEVTLDLPPAAFGMLENSERDNVYYRIAVGGDLLTGYADLPAPAPDALVVDQPHFRFADYRGQRIRIAEVRRALPAIDRPVVVQVAETLDNRSALTRRLLIALFGGEVALVGIAILVLRPALGWSLRPLARLRGAVAARDGPAAPDLSPIDAGPLPLELRPLAAAFDRLLARLDVATAATRRFTADASHQMRTPLSVLKVQIELARRGSREALDEIATAVARLERLLIQLLALARAEEAGVAPPLERVDLREVAVRVISRRIGEAIEAGVELQLDAPDTAVPVTGHRTLLVEILGNLVDNGIRYNRAGGTVTVAIDTADGGATMLSVRDDGPGIAAADRERVFERFVRLGDTHGPDGSGLGLAVVRSAAARIGATVALEDAAPGLIVRLRF, encoded by the coding sequence ATGCCGCCGGTCCGACGCGCGATGGGTGAAGGCCGCGCCATCGCGCTGCGAACGCGATTGCTGGTCGCGATGCTCGGGCCCTTGCTCGGCGTGGCGGTGCTGCTCGGCATCGCCGGCGCGGCACTGATCGCCGATGTCGTGCGCCGCACCAACGACCGCGTGCTCGGCGGGGCGCTGGGCGCGATCGCGGAAACGGTGCAGGTCGAACGCGGCGAGGTGACGCTGGACCTGCCGCCCGCTGCCTTCGGCATGCTGGAGAATAGCGAGCGCGACAACGTCTATTACCGCATCGCCGTCGGCGGCGACCTGCTGACCGGCTATGCCGACCTGCCGGCGCCGGCACCCGATGCGCTGGTGGTCGACCAGCCGCACTTCCGCTTCGCCGACTATCGCGGCCAGCGCATCCGCATCGCCGAGGTGCGGCGTGCGTTACCCGCGATCGACCGGCCGGTGGTAGTGCAGGTCGCCGAGACGCTGGACAATCGCAGCGCCCTCACCCGCCGCCTGCTGATCGCGCTGTTCGGCGGAGAGGTCGCGTTGGTCGGCATCGCCATCCTGGTGCTGCGGCCGGCGCTGGGATGGAGCCTGCGCCCGCTCGCCCGGCTGCGCGGCGCGGTCGCCGCGCGCGACGGACCTGCCGCGCCCGACCTGTCGCCGATCGACGCCGGCCCCTTGCCGCTGGAACTGCGCCCGCTCGCCGCGGCGTTCGACCGGCTGCTTGCGCGGCTCGACGTGGCGACCGCGGCGACGCGGCGCTTCACCGCCGACGCCTCGCACCAGATGCGCACGCCGCTGTCGGTGCTGAAGGTGCAGATCGAACTCGCCCGCCGCGGATCGCGCGAGGCGCTGGACGAGATCGCGACCGCGGTCGCCCGGCTCGAACGCCTGCTCATCCAGCTCCTCGCGCTCGCCCGCGCCGAAGAGGCCGGCGTCGCACCGCCGCTGGAACGCGTCGACCTGCGCGAAGTGGCAGTGCGCGTCATCAGCCGCCGTATCGGCGAAGCGATCGAGGCCGGGGTGGAACTGCAACTCGACGCCCCCGACACGGCGGTGCCGGTCACCGGGCATCGCACCCTGCTGGTCGAAATCCTCGGCAACCTTGTCGATAACGGCATCCGCTACAACCGGGCCGGGGGGACGGTGACGGTGGCGATCGACACAGCCGACGGTGGTGCCACGATGCTGTCGGTGCGCGACGATGGCCCCGGCATCGCCGCCGCCGACCGCGAACGGGTGTTCGAACGCTTCGTCCGGCTCGGCGACACCCATGGCCCGGACGGCAGCGGGCTGGGCCTGGCGGTGGTGCGATCCGCCGCAGCCCGGATCGGCGCGACCGTGGCGCTGGAGGATGCCGCGCCCGGACTGATCGTCCGCCTGCGGTTCTAG
- a CDS encoding ABC transporter substrate-binding protein — MRSILFLMVAWLVAAGEAHAQQRPAGYPRSYDALIATARAERGLTIYGNADSAELVGVVAAFHRAYPGIAVRYADLGSIDIYRRLVSETRAKRPSADLVWSSAMALQVKLINDGYAQSYASPEKPALPPQAVWKNMGYGVTAEPIGIVYNRRLIPDARMPRSHAALEAMLRQRRSAFTGKVTTFDPARSNVGYLYLAQDMAITRDSRGLLRAIAATKPVLQANTEPMLAAVAAGKQAIAYNVIGSYALEQAKRDPRLGVVLPSDYTIVTSRIAFIARDARAPASARLFLDFLLSRRGQSLLAARSLWPVRPDVPARRLSATQARPIRVGPQLLVHLDRITCQRFLRDWQAILAGAPTP; from the coding sequence ATGAGGTCTATCCTATTTCTGATGGTCGCATGGCTGGTCGCAGCCGGCGAGGCGCATGCGCAGCAGCGCCCGGCGGGCTATCCCCGGTCCTATGACGCCCTGATCGCCACCGCCAGGGCGGAGCGTGGCCTGACAATCTATGGCAATGCCGATTCGGCCGAACTGGTCGGCGTCGTCGCCGCATTCCACCGCGCCTATCCCGGCATCGCGGTACGCTATGCCGATCTCGGCTCGATCGACATCTACCGCCGGCTGGTCAGCGAGACGCGGGCGAAGCGCCCCTCCGCCGACCTCGTCTGGTCGTCGGCGATGGCGTTGCAGGTCAAGCTGATCAACGACGGCTATGCGCAAAGCTATGCCAGCCCGGAAAAGCCGGCGCTGCCGCCGCAGGCGGTGTGGAAGAACATGGGCTATGGCGTCACCGCCGAGCCGATCGGCATCGTCTACAACCGCCGCCTGATCCCCGATGCGCGGATGCCGCGCAGCCATGCCGCGCTGGAGGCGATGCTGCGCCAGCGCCGAAGCGCGTTCACCGGAAAGGTGACGACGTTCGATCCGGCGCGATCCAACGTCGGCTACCTGTACCTGGCGCAGGACATGGCGATCACCCGCGACAGCCGCGGGTTGCTGCGCGCGATCGCGGCGACGAAGCCGGTGCTGCAGGCCAATACCGAACCGATGCTCGCAGCGGTCGCCGCGGGGAAGCAGGCGATCGCATACAACGTCATCGGGTCGTACGCGCTGGAACAGGCGAAGCGCGACCCCCGGCTGGGTGTCGTCCTGCCGAGCGACTATACCATCGTCACCTCGCGCATCGCCTTCATCGCGCGCGATGCACGGGCGCCGGCCAGCGCGCGGCTGTTCCTCGATTTCCTGTTGTCGCGTCGCGGGCAGAGCCTGCTCGCCGCGCGCAGCCTGTGGCCGGTACGCCCCGACGTGCCCGCCCGCCGTTTGTCCGCGACGCAGGCCCGCCCGATTCGCGTCGGGCCACAATTGCTCGTCCACCTCGACCGCATCACCTGCCAGCGCTTCCTGCGCGACTGGCAGGCGATCCTTGCCGGAGCCCCGACCCCATGA
- a CDS encoding HAMP domain-containing sensor histidine kinase yields the protein MKPGLRALTVGFLAAFLIATAGTGIALHMVTLGTIARLVDRRIENVSAIVGRDPRATVVLARIAALSQRRDTGDIGFLLADAHGRRLGGNIDVRRRFAPGYAEVRSRDRIAGLSAGRAYTRRIGGDLTLTTIAETEPFDGYRAARLRIYLFGFGSIVLIVLGGLVVFAVTIARRFAETRCTVDAIVAGDMRRRVPVIGTDDEFDRHAIAFNRMLDQIAGLMDGLRNVSNDVAHDLRTPLARLRARLAAIATRSDDADIAAAIEDCDRILAMFAAMLRIAEVEAGLRVAGFVPFDLAVVASDVCEALAPVAEDGDRTLRWRLGNPLPMRGDPRLVEQMLVNAIENALRHTPPGTTIWVEGMATGDRAVLAVRDDGPGIPADQHALVLRRFGRLEASRNRPGHGLGLPLVAAIVRLHGGTLALEDGEPGLTLRLAFPA from the coding sequence ATGAAGCCTGGCCTGCGCGCGCTGACCGTCGGGTTCCTGGCGGCGTTTCTGATCGCGACGGCGGGGACGGGGATTGCCCTCCATATGGTGACGCTCGGCACGATCGCGCGGCTGGTCGACCGGCGGATCGAGAATGTCAGCGCGATCGTGGGCCGCGACCCGCGCGCGACGGTGGTGCTCGCGCGGATCGCCGCTTTGTCGCAACGGCGCGATACCGGCGACATCGGTTTTCTGCTCGCCGATGCACACGGGCGACGGCTGGGTGGCAACATCGACGTGCGCCGGCGGTTCGCGCCGGGCTATGCCGAGGTGCGCAGCCGCGACCGGATCGCCGGCCTGTCGGCGGGACGCGCCTATACACGGCGGATCGGCGGCGACCTGACGCTGACGACGATCGCCGAAACCGAGCCGTTCGACGGTTATCGCGCGGCCCGGCTGCGCATCTATCTGTTCGGGTTCGGATCGATCGTGCTGATCGTGCTCGGCGGGCTGGTCGTTTTTGCCGTGACGATCGCGCGGCGCTTTGCCGAGACGCGGTGCACGGTCGATGCGATCGTCGCGGGCGACATGCGGCGGCGCGTGCCGGTGATCGGGACCGACGACGAATTCGACCGGCACGCCATCGCCTTCAACCGGATGCTGGATCAGATTGCGGGATTGATGGACGGGCTGCGCAACGTGTCCAACGACGTCGCGCACGACCTGCGGACGCCGCTGGCGCGGTTGCGCGCGCGGTTGGCGGCGATCGCGACGCGTAGCGATGATGCGGACATCGCTGCGGCGATCGAGGATTGCGACCGCATCCTGGCGATGTTCGCCGCCATGCTGCGCATCGCCGAGGTCGAGGCGGGGCTGCGGGTCGCGGGGTTCGTGCCGTTCGACCTGGCGGTGGTGGCGAGCGACGTGTGCGAGGCGCTGGCCCCGGTGGCGGAGGACGGTGACCGCACGCTGCGCTGGCGGCTTGGCAACCCGCTGCCGATGCGGGGCGATCCCCGGCTGGTCGAACAGATGCTGGTCAACGCGATCGAGAACGCACTGCGCCACACGCCGCCGGGAACGACGATATGGGTCGAGGGCATGGCCACCGGCGACCGTGCGGTGCTGGCCGTCCGCGACGATGGTCCCGGTATTCCGGCGGATCAGCACGCGCTGGTCCTGCGCCGCTTCGGACGGCTGGAGGCGAGCCGCAACCGGCCGGGCCACGGGCTGGGCCTGCCGCTGGTCGCCGCGATCGTGCGGTTGCACGGCGGCACGCTGGCGCTGGAGGATGGCGAGCCCGGGCTGACGCTCAGGCTCGCCTTTCCGGCTTAG
- a CDS encoding RDD family protein: MRLVRRTKAPATLHRGFVTPEGVDLRLELGGAGTRAAAFLIDLGAMLIVLILATIALAYIDRSTGADIAKILWLIGAFLLRNGWFVLFEMGGRGATPGKRLMGLRVVARDGARLTAGAVLARNAMREIEVFLPLSFLGAQAAAGTADAFLTIFALLWTGIFLFFPLFNRDRLRVGDLVAGTWVVQTAIRALAIDLGTATERPRAMFPEAALALYGVYELQTLEDVLRGGDPVAIGAVAATIRRKADLPDHGDDAAFLADYYTALCARLESGLLVGRHRRDKFAG; encoded by the coding sequence ATGCGCCTGGTTCGCCGCACTAAGGCGCCCGCGACGCTGCACCGCGGCTTCGTCACCCCCGAAGGCGTCGACCTGCGGCTGGAGCTTGGCGGCGCCGGCACGCGGGCGGCGGCGTTCCTGATCGATCTGGGCGCCATGCTGATCGTGTTGATCCTCGCGACGATCGCGCTGGCCTATATCGACCGGTCGACCGGCGCGGACATCGCCAAGATCCTGTGGCTGATCGGCGCGTTCCTGCTGCGCAACGGCTGGTTCGTGCTGTTCGAGATGGGCGGCCGCGGCGCGACGCCGGGCAAGCGGCTGATGGGCCTGCGCGTGGTGGCACGCGACGGCGCGCGGCTGACCGCGGGGGCGGTGCTGGCCCGCAATGCGATGCGCGAGATCGAAGTGTTCCTGCCGCTGTCGTTCCTGGGGGCGCAGGCGGCGGCGGGAACGGCGGATGCATTCCTGACGATCTTTGCATTGCTGTGGACCGGTATCTTCCTGTTCTTTCCCCTGTTCAACCGCGACCGCTTGCGGGTCGGGGATCTGGTGGCGGGAACCTGGGTGGTGCAGACCGCGATCCGCGCGCTTGCCATCGACCTCGGCACCGCGACCGAGCGTCCGCGCGCCATGTTCCCCGAAGCGGCCCTGGCGCTGTACGGCGTCTACGAACTGCAGACGCTGGAGGACGTGTTGCGCGGCGGCGACCCGGTGGCGATCGGCGCGGTGGCCGCGACGATCCGGCGCAAGGCGGACCTGCCCGACCATGGCGACGACGCCGCGTTCCTGGCCGATTACTACACCGCCCTGTGCGCCCGGCTGGAAAGCGGCCTGCTGGTCGGACGCCACCGCCGGGACAAGTTCGCCGGCTAG
- a CDS encoding response regulator transcription factor, giving the protein MTLDLLLVEDDADYAAALAAELRDIGHRVDIAGDGRAAIAAMNARAFDAVVLDRMMPRLDGMSVLQKLRDGGMTLPIVMLTALGASQDKVEGLEAGADDYVVKPVAAIELHARLHAVLRGRQWSGGAGASGDTLRAGDIVVSPTTFRAWRDGVPLDLAKLELKLLVELVRNVDAVLTRAMLIERVWGYDFMPDTNIVDVHIRRLRLKLGESGGEDRIRTVRGIGYMLRG; this is encoded by the coding sequence ATGACCCTCGACCTCCTCCTTGTCGAAGACGATGCCGATTACGCTGCGGCGCTGGCCGCCGAACTGCGCGACATCGGCCATCGCGTTGACATCGCAGGCGATGGCCGGGCGGCGATCGCGGCGATGAACGCACGCGCGTTCGACGCGGTGGTCCTCGACCGGATGATGCCGCGGCTCGACGGCATGTCGGTGCTGCAGAAGCTGCGCGACGGCGGCATGACGCTGCCGATCGTGATGCTGACCGCATTGGGTGCGTCGCAGGACAAGGTCGAGGGGCTGGAGGCGGGGGCGGACGATTACGTCGTCAAGCCGGTCGCGGCGATCGAGCTGCATGCGCGCCTGCATGCGGTGCTGCGCGGCCGGCAATGGAGCGGTGGCGCGGGCGCCAGCGGCGACACGCTGCGCGCCGGTGACATCGTGGTCAGCCCGACGACGTTTCGCGCCTGGCGCGATGGCGTGCCGCTCGACCTCGCCAAACTGGAGCTCAAGCTGCTGGTCGAACTGGTGCGCAACGTCGATGCGGTGCTGACCCGCGCGATGCTGATCGAGCGGGTGTGGGGCTATGACTTCATGCCCGACACCAATATCGTCGATGTCCACATCCGGCGGCTGCGCCTGAAGCTGGGCGAGAGCGGCGGCGAGGACCGGATCCGCACCGTGCGCGGCATCGGCTATATGCTGCGGGGATGA
- a CDS encoding LacI family DNA-binding transcriptional regulator: MTVSRVINGETNVRPATREAVNAAITALNYAPNPAARSLAGAGPSRIGLLYSNPSAGFLSEFLLGSLDQASRSDVQIVIEKCDLGDHELEVAQHLVNGGIDGIILPPPLCEAPALLALLAAAGVPTVAVATGLPAERQLAIRIDDREAAATMTRHIMDLGHRRIGFIKGNPNLSASHQRLEGYREALAAADIAVDPALIVDGLFTYLSGLDAAEQLLEQADPPTAIFSSNDDMAAATVAVAHRRGLDVPGDLTVCGFDDTTLSTAIWPELTTIHQPIADMARAAVELLVGTIRRQKGGEGIPQQQVLDYTLIRRQSDAPPRRRPRAR; the protein is encoded by the coding sequence ATGACCGTGTCCCGCGTCATCAATGGCGAGACCAACGTCCGTCCGGCGACGCGCGAGGCGGTGAATGCGGCGATCACCGCGCTGAACTATGCGCCCAATCCGGCCGCGCGCAGCCTGGCGGGGGCGGGCCCATCGCGCATCGGCCTGCTGTACAGCAATCCGAGCGCCGGTTTCCTGAGCGAATTCCTGCTCGGCAGCCTGGATCAGGCGAGCCGCAGCGACGTGCAGATCGTCATCGAGAAATGCGACCTGGGCGACCATGAGCTGGAGGTGGCCCAGCACCTCGTGAACGGCGGCATCGACGGGATCATCCTGCCCCCGCCGCTATGCGAGGCGCCGGCGCTGCTGGCGCTGCTCGCCGCCGCCGGCGTCCCGACCGTCGCGGTGGCGACCGGCCTGCCCGCCGAGCGCCAGCTGGCGATCCGCATCGACGACCGCGAGGCGGCGGCGACGATGACACGGCACATCATGGATCTGGGCCATCGCCGCATCGGGTTCATCAAGGGCAATCCCAACCTGTCGGCCAGCCACCAGCGGCTGGAGGGCTATCGCGAGGCACTGGCCGCGGCCGACATTGCGGTCGACCCGGCGCTGATCGTCGATGGGCTGTTCACCTATCTTTCCGGCCTCGACGCGGCGGAGCAATTGCTGGAACAGGCCGATCCGCCGACCGCGATCTTCTCCTCCAACGATGACATGGCGGCCGCGACGGTCGCGGTCGCGCATCGCCGCGGGCTGGACGTGCCGGGCGACCTGACGGTGTGCGGGTTCGACGACACGACGCTGTCGACCGCGATCTGGCCGGAACTGACGACCATCCACCAGCCGATCGCCGACATGGCGCGGGCCGCGGTGGAACTGCTGGTCGGCACGATCCGCCGGCAGAAGGGCGGCGAAGGCATCCCGCAACAGCAGGTGCTCGACTATACGCTGATCCGGCGCCAGTCGGACGCGCCGCCGCGGCGACGCCCGCGCGCGCGCTAG
- a CDS encoding CitMHS family transporter, with the protein MNLALLGFLMVATFMTLIMTKRMTPLVALIVIPTIFGVVAGQAAGLGDMMIDGIKNLAPTGVMLLFAILFFSTMTDTGLFDPLVGRLIRLVHGDPTRILLGTVVLCALVSLDGDGSTTYIITIAALLPLYKRYDMNRLYLCCLLMATSGIMNLTPWGGPTARAASALKLDPATLFLPLIPGMIAGLASLLALAVWFGRKERARIGTVQAREDTEFTGMAVSQYPEARRPRLIWFNGLLVVTLLTLLVWGLLPLSVLMMIAFAIAMIVNYPGVAEQKERIAAHAGNVLSVVSLIFAAGIFTGILGGTGMVEAMSKEVVGMIPPAMGPYMAPITAALSLPFTFFISNDAFYFGMLPILAEAGAHYGVSPMAIARASLMGQPVHLLSPLVPSTYLLVSLAGIDLADHQRFTLLPATMVCVVMTLVGMIALAFPFVAG; encoded by the coding sequence ATGAACCTGGCGCTGCTCGGCTTCCTGATGGTGGCCACCTTCATGACGCTCATCATGACCAAGCGGATGACGCCGCTGGTCGCGCTGATCGTCATCCCGACGATCTTCGGCGTCGTTGCCGGCCAGGCCGCGGGCCTTGGCGACATGATGATCGACGGGATCAAGAACCTTGCGCCGACCGGCGTGATGCTGCTGTTCGCGATCCTGTTCTTCTCGACGATGACCGACACCGGGCTGTTCGATCCGCTGGTCGGGCGGCTGATCCGGCTGGTGCATGGCGACCCGACCCGCATCCTGCTCGGCACGGTCGTGCTGTGCGCGCTGGTCAGCCTGGATGGCGACGGATCGACGACCTACATCATCACGATCGCCGCGCTGCTGCCGCTCTACAAGCGGTACGACATGAACCGATTGTACCTGTGCTGCCTGTTGATGGCGACCAGCGGCATCATGAACCTGACGCCGTGGGGCGGGCCGACCGCACGCGCGGCGAGCGCGCTGAAGCTCGATCCCGCGACGCTGTTCCTGCCGCTGATCCCCGGCATGATCGCCGGCCTGGCCAGCCTGCTCGCGCTCGCCGTGTGGTTCGGCCGCAAGGAGCGCGCGCGCATCGGCACGGTGCAGGCGCGCGAGGACACCGAATTTACCGGCATGGCCGTCTCGCAATATCCCGAGGCGCGTCGGCCCCGGCTGATCTGGTTCAACGGCCTGCTGGTCGTCACGCTGTTGACGCTGCTGGTCTGGGGGCTGCTGCCGCTGTCGGTGCTGATGATGATCGCCTTCGCCATCGCGATGATCGTCAACTATCCCGGCGTCGCCGAGCAGAAGGAACGGATCGCCGCGCATGCCGGCAACGTGCTGTCGGTGGTCTCGCTGATCTTCGCCGCCGGTATCTTCACCGGCATCCTCGGCGGTACGGGCATGGTCGAGGCGATGAGCAAGGAGGTCGTCGGCATGATCCCGCCGGCAATGGGGCCGTATATGGCGCCGATCACCGCCGCCCTCAGCCTGCCGTTCACCTTCTTCATCTCCAACGACGCCTTCTACTTCGGCATGCTGCCGATCCTGGCGGAGGCGGGGGCGCATTACGGCGTGTCGCCGATGGCGATCGCCCGCGCATCGCTGATGGGCCAGCCGGTGCACCTGCTCAGCCCGCTGGTGCCCTCGACCTATCTGCTGGTCAGCCTGGCGGGGATCGACCTTGCCGACCACCAGCGCTTCACGCTGCTGCCGGCGACGATGGTGTGCGTCGTGATGACCCTGGTGGGCATGATCGCGCTCGCCTTTCCGTTCGTGGCGGGTTGA
- a CDS encoding OprO/OprP family phosphate-selective porin — translation MILRTGSALLALVIATPALAQVPSQGDLADLVRAQAAEIATLKARLDRLEGQQAVASAAAVPAERQPAAPQVAQNTPVTPPEARRTIPFAPQLVPPGPAERSVAQADAARTNPSGLTTEWGSGLPVFHSADGVYTFKPRGRILADVSTSFGSKSDTRNLTTTGMRALRLGLEGGVGTHFFYQMEADFSENEVDVVTAFMGWRDRIRPGLDYDVRAGHLFNDRGFEGSTGSDSTPFLERTTVATAIIPQRGFYGIGIMPRLFWKTGHASLTVTGDRVDGTQAVSDGRTVLGRVHWNPIKTADTVLHLGAWGFDESLSPAATVLTRNTVIGGRFNGGLRVSTGPLLGGTGTTGYGVEFGGYRGPVWLMAEAGRRNARLDAGRPDFTSKAWSLSGGFFITGDLPPYNPRLGSFGQPKVLRPTFDGGPGAIELTARYENLDYTDLVTGGEGWAGTLGVNWYLNSFTRFQLNAIHWNTDNRAGAVTGSDDGETVSARVAVTF, via the coding sequence ATGATCCTGCGTACCGGAAGCGCCCTGTTGGCGCTCGTCATCGCCACGCCCGCGCTCGCGCAGGTGCCGAGCCAAGGCGACCTTGCCGACCTCGTCCGCGCCCAGGCGGCGGAGATCGCGACGCTGAAGGCGCGGCTCGACCGGCTGGAAGGGCAGCAGGCGGTGGCGAGCGCAGCCGCTGTACCCGCGGAACGGCAGCCGGCCGCGCCGCAGGTCGCGCAAAACACCCCGGTGACGCCGCCGGAGGCGCGACGGACGATCCCCTTCGCCCCGCAACTGGTTCCGCCGGGTCCCGCCGAACGCAGCGTCGCGCAGGCGGACGCGGCACGAACCAATCCGTCGGGCCTCACCACCGAATGGGGATCGGGCCTGCCGGTGTTCCATTCGGCGGACGGCGTCTACACGTTCAAACCGCGTGGCCGCATCCTCGCCGACGTCAGCACGTCGTTCGGATCGAAGTCCGATACCCGCAATCTCACCACCACCGGCATGCGCGCGCTGCGCCTCGGCCTGGAGGGCGGCGTCGGCACGCACTTCTTCTACCAGATGGAAGCGGATTTCTCGGAGAACGAGGTCGACGTCGTCACCGCATTCATGGGTTGGCGCGACCGTATCAGGCCGGGCCTCGATTACGACGTGCGGGCCGGCCACCTGTTCAACGATCGCGGGTTCGAAGGATCGACCGGGTCCGATTCCACGCCGTTCCTCGAACGCACCACCGTCGCCACGGCGATCATTCCGCAACGCGGCTTCTACGGCATCGGCATCATGCCGCGGCTGTTCTGGAAGACCGGCCACGCATCGCTCACCGTCACCGGCGACCGGGTCGACGGGACGCAGGCGGTCAGCGACGGCCGCACCGTGCTCGGCCGCGTGCACTGGAACCCGATCAAGACCGCGGATACCGTGCTGCACCTCGGCGCGTGGGGCTTCGATGAAAGCCTGTCGCCGGCGGCGACCGTGCTGACCCGCAACACGGTGATCGGCGGGCGTTTCAACGGTGGCCTGCGCGTGTCGACCGGCCCGCTGCTCGGCGGCACCGGCACCACCGGTTACGGCGTCGAATTCGGCGGCTATCGCGGGCCGGTATGGCTGATGGCCGAAGCGGGCCGCCGCAACGCGCGGCTCGATGCCGGGCGCCCCGATTTCACGTCGAAGGCGTGGAGCCTTTCGGGCGGATTCTTCATCACCGGCGACCTGCCGCCGTACAACCCCCGCCTCGGCAGCTTCGGCCAGCCCAAGGTGCTGCGGCCCACCTTCGACGGCGGTCCCGGCGCGATCGAGCTGACCGCCCGCTACGAAAACCTCGACTACACCGACCTCGTCACCGGTGGCGAGGGGTGGGCGGGGACGCTGGGGGTGAACTGGTACCTCAACAGCTTCACCCGATTCCAGCTGAACGCGATCCACTGGAACACCGACAATCGCGCCGGCGCGGTGACCGGCAGCGACGACGGCGAAACCGTCAGCGCCCGCGTCGCCGTCACCTTCTGA
- a CDS encoding response regulator transcription factor produces MRILMVEDDAALARSIAALLRASGHAVDHTASGEEALTLVSGEPYALLILDVGLPDIDGFTVLERLRRRGERVPVLMLTARDALDDRVRGLDLGADDYLRKPFEPVELEARVRALGRRRGGDPAAAVTIGALTINRSSGHVAVAGRTLDLRRREYAVLDALATRAGQVVPRELLLAEVFGYDEPVGPNAIEVNVTRLRSKLAPDGPQIRTIRGVGYLLDAAGPTRDG; encoded by the coding sequence GTGCGAATCCTGATGGTCGAGGATGATGCCGCGCTCGCCCGCAGCATCGCAGCACTGCTGCGGGCGAGCGGCCATGCCGTCGACCATACCGCCAGCGGCGAAGAGGCGCTGACGCTGGTGTCGGGCGAGCCCTATGCGTTGCTCATCCTCGACGTCGGCCTGCCCGACATCGACGGCTTCACCGTGCTGGAACGGCTGCGGCGGCGCGGCGAGCGGGTGCCGGTGCTGATGCTGACCGCGCGCGATGCGCTCGACGACCGGGTGCGCGGGCTGGACCTCGGGGCCGATGATTACCTGCGCAAGCCATTCGAGCCGGTCGAGCTGGAGGCGCGGGTGCGGGCGCTGGGGCGCCGCCGCGGCGGCGATCCCGCGGCGGCGGTGACGATCGGCGCGCTGACGATCAACCGGTCGAGCGGCCATGTGGCGGTGGCGGGCCGCACGCTCGATCTGCGCCGCCGCGAATATGCCGTCCTCGACGCGCTCGCGACGCGGGCGGGCCAGGTGGTGCCGCGCGAACTGCTGCTGGCCGAGGTGTTCGGCTATGACGAACCGGTCGGCCCCAATGCGATCGAGGTCAACGTCACCCGATTGCGCAGCAAGCTCGCCCCCGATGGCCCGCAGATCCGCACGATCCGCGGCGTCGGCTATCTGCTGGATGCCGCCGGTCCGACGCGCGATGGGTGA